One Saimiri boliviensis isolate mSaiBol1 chromosome 17, mSaiBol1.pri, whole genome shotgun sequence genomic window carries:
- the DDX5 gene encoding putative ATP-dependent RNA helicase DDX5, which translates to MSGYSSDRDRGRDRGFGAPRFGGSRAGPLSGKKFGNPGEKLVKKKWNLDELPKFEKNFYQEHPDLARRTAQEVETYRRSKEITVRGHNCPKPVLNFYEANFPANVMDVIARQNFTEPTAIQAQGWPVALSGLDMVGVAQTGSGKTLSYLLPAIVHINHQPFLERGDGPICLVLAPTRELAQQVQQVAAEYCRACRLKSTCIYGGAPKGPQIRDLERGVEICIATPGRLIDFLECGKTNLRRTTYLVLDEADRMLDMGFEPQIRKIVDQIRPDRQTLMWSATWPKEVRQLAEDFLKDYIHINIGALELSANHNILQIVDVCHDVEKDEKLIRLMEEIMSEKENKTIVFVETKRRCDELTRKMRRDGWPAMGIHGDKSQQERDWVLNEFKHGKAPILIATDVASRGLDVEDVKFVINYDYPNSSEDYIHRIGRTARSTKTGTAYTFFTPNNIKQVSDLISVLREANQAINPKLLQLVEDRGSGRSRGRGGMKDDRRDRYSAGKRGGFNTFRDRENYDRGYSSLLKRDFGAKTQNGVYSAANYTNGSFGSNFVSAGIQTSFRTGNPTGTYQNGYDSTQQYGSNVPNMHNGMNQQAYAYPATAAAPMIGYPMPTGYSQ; encoded by the exons ATGTCGGGTTATTCGAGTGACCGAGACCGCGGCCGGGATCGAGG gtTTGGTGCACCCCGATTTGGAGGAAGCAGGGCAGGGCCTTTATCTGGAAAGAAGTTTGGAAACCCTGGGGAGAAACTAGTTAAAAAGAAGTGGAATCTTGATGAGCTGCCCAAATTTGAGAAGAATTTTTATCAGGAGCACCCTGATTTGGCTAGGCGTACAGCA CAAGAGGTGGAAACATATAGAAGAAGCAAGGAGATTACAGTTAGAGGTCACAACTGCCCGAAGCCAGTTCTAAATTTTTATGAAGCCAATTTCCCTG CAAATGTCATGGATGTTATTGCAAGACAGAACTTTACCGAGCCTACTGCTATTCAAGCTCAGGGATGGCCAGTTGCTCTAAGTGGATTGGATATGGTTGGAGTAGCACAGACTGGATCTGGGAAAACATTGTCT TATTTGCTTCCTGCCATTGTCCACATCAATCATCAGCCATTCCTAGAGAGAGGCGATGGGCCTatt TGTTTGGTGCTGGCACCAACTCGGGAACTGGCCCAACAGGTGCAGCAAGTAGCTGCTGAATATTGTAGAGCGTGTCGCTTGAAGTCTACTTGTATCTATGGTGGTGCTCCCAAGGGACCACAAATACGTGATTTGGAAAGAG GTGTGGAAATCTGTATTGCAACACCTGGAAGACTGATTGACTTTTTAGAGTGTGGGAAGACCAATCTGAGAAGAACAACCTACCTTGTCCTTGATGAAGCAGATAGAATGCTTGATATGGGCTTTGAACCCCAAATAAGGAAGATTGTGGATCAGATAAGA CCTGATAGGCAAACTCTAATGTGGAGTGCGACTTGGCCAAAAGAAGTAAGACAGCTTGCTGAAGATTTTCTGAAAGACTATATTCATATAAACATTGGTGCCCTTGAACTGAGTGCAAACCACAACATTCTTCAGATTGTGGATGTGTGTCATGATGTAGAAAAGGATGAAAA ACTTATTCGTCTAATGGAAGAGATCATGAGTGAGAAGGAGAATAAAACCATTGTTTTTGTTGAGACCAAAAGAAGATGTGATGAGCTTACCAGAAAAATGAGGAGAGATGG GTGGCCTGCCATGGGTATCCATGGTGACAAGAGTCAACAAGAACGTGACTGGGTTCTAAATg AATTCAAACATGGAAAAGCTCCTATTCTGATTGCTACAGATGTGGCCTCCAGAGGGCTAG ATGTGGAAGATGTGAAATTTGTCATCAATTATGACTACCCTAACTCCTCAGAGGATTATATTCATCGAATTGGAAGAACTGCTCGCAGTACCAAAACAGGCACAGCATACACTTTCTTTACACCTAATAACATAAAGCAAGTGAGCGACCTTATCTCTGTGCTTCGTGAAGCTAATCAAGCAATTAATCCCAAGTTGCTTCAGTTGGTCGAAGACAGAGGTTCAG GTCGTTCCAGGGGTAGAGGAGGCATGAAGGATGACCGTCGGGACAGATACTCTGCGGGCAAAAGGGGTGGATTTAATACCTTTAGAGACAGGGAAAATTATGACAGAGGTTACTCTAGCCTGCTTAAAAGAGATTTTGGGGCAAAAACTCAGAACGGTGTTTACAGTGCTGCAAATTACACCAATGGGAGCTTTGGAAGTAATTTTGTGTCTGCTGGTATACAGACCAGTTTTAGGACTGGTAATCCAACAGGGACTTACCAGAATGGTTATGATAGCACTCAGCAATACGGAAGTAATGTTCCAAATATGCACAATGGTATGAACCAACAGGCATATGCATATCCTGCTACTGCAGCTGCACCTATGATTGGTTATCCAATGCCAACAGGATATTCTCAATAA